From Canis lupus baileyi chromosome 16, mCanLup2.hap1, whole genome shotgun sequence:
CCATCCATATAATGAGGATGAAAGAACACAAATGCAGAGAATGGAATTTTAGAGTCATTTGAATACCCAGTTTATCTCTGTATTATGGCTTCCCCAAACTCAGGTCACCCTGACACACAGGTGCAAACGGCAACAGCTTCATTTTTAACTGCTTGATTATAATCGCAAGATATTCCTCAGTTAAGCAAAATTGGCAAGCTAAGTTTCCCTCCTCGGGCGGCACAGAAACGGTGTGACCCGACCAGATAGTGAATATGCTGGTGGCCTCCAAAGAGATACCCTGCAGTCTGTAATGTGCACTTTGGTGTTACTGTTTAAAAGCtcacttcaggggcacctgtgtggctcagtcagttaagtgtctgccttcagcttaggtcatgatccaggggtcctgaatcaagtcccacatcaggctctctgttcagtagggagcctgcttctccctctcctgttccccctgtttgtgtgctctcgctctttctctctgtcaaataaataaaatcttttttaaaaaacaaaaataaataaaagctcactTTAAACTACAAACGTAAATATCTACAGAGCCACTCACATGGCCTTGAATTTTGCAGAAGTTGCTCCAGGTTGTAAATTCCTCTGAGAGAAGCTGCTGCTGTAATTAAGGTaggtgaggagggaaggggccAGGCCTGGGAGTAGGAGTGCCTGGCAGGAACTGGAGAAGCAAAATGAGGAACAGTCCACAACCCCACACAGCGGCATACGTGCCAGCagagtccatctggtccaggccCCTGGATGGACAGGGGTGCCCCGTACGGCCCGGCTTTCAGCTCTGCCCCTCTTTCCTTTGCAGACAAGATGCAGcgactgtgtgtgtatgtactgATCTTGGCACTGGCTCTGGCCACCTTCTCTGAAGCTTCTTGGAAGCCCCGCTCCCGGCTGCAAGATGCACCCTCGGGTCCAGGAGCAAATAGGGGTCTGGAGCCACATGGGCTGGACCAACTGGGCCCAGCCTCTCACCACCGAAGGCAGCTAGGGCTCCAGGGTCCCCCACAGCTGGTGGCAGGTAGGAACCAGGACAGCCGCCTCTGTTTGCCTCACCCAGCCAGGGTTGGCCCTGGCCTTGGTTTGGCAGCTAACCATCCTTCCCGTATCCtcacatcctcttcctcctctgacccTCAGACCTGTCCAAGAAGCAGGGACCGTggatggaagaagaagaagcagcataCGGATGGATGGACTTCGGCCGCCGCAGTGCTGAGGAAGGGGACCAACGTCCCTAGGACAGAGCTTCAAAGCCCAGCTATCTCCCAGCCCCGCCCAGCCCCATGAAAAACCAATCAAAATAAACTAGCTTCCAATGGATCACCTTGTGTCAAgtgtggggcaggagaggggagtTGGTGGGGCCAGGGTTGAGACTGAGCACTTTCCTCCTAGCCAGCCTAACACTGACCACAAATCTAGTCACACAGGTGAAAAATGGTGATGGGGTCGCAACCAGAGTCagctttccttttcactttttaatattttacttatttatttatttggggggggagcagtggggaggggtagagggagagagagacgcagactccccgctgagcagggagaccgagGCCGGACTCTattccaagactctgggatcatgaccttagccaaaggcagatgcttaatggactgagccacccaggtgccccagagtcaGCTTTCTAAAAGATAAATCAAATTGTGCCACCCCAGGTTTTAACCCTCTAATGCTTCCTGTTGCATTTAGAATAAAACCTAAACTTGCCAGAGCCCTAAGCCCAGCCCTGTTGTCCTCAGGGCAGGTGCCatgttcctcctctctccctttctcttacaCAAATGCGCTCAGTCCTGCTCAGAGCATTTGTCCTTGCTATTCCCTAGGCTCGGAAGGCTTTTCCCAGGCACAAACATGGCCAGCCCTCTGAGGGCCTGGCTGAAATGTCTATTCCAGAGAGACCCGCCTGTTCTGCTCCTCCCACTTCATACACAGCCCCCGGTATTCTCTGATGGCCCCATAGTCTCTGACATTGGTCTCTAGAGGACATTTCACATTGTCATTGTCTCGTTTGCTAGTTTATTGGCCGCCTCCTCAGTTAGAAGGGAAGCTCTATAGGGGTGAGGACCATGTGTCCCTCTTCCCTGCTGTATCCTCAGTTCCAAATACAGCaggacaaataaatatttgtcagacGAGTGGGTGAGTGGCTGGCACAAGCACTGTtcatgggttttttgtttgtttgtttgtttgtttgtttggtggttgggttggtttggttttgttcttttagattttatttatttgagagagagagagagagagagcaatcacaagctgagaggagggagagagggagaagcagactctccactgagcagggagcccgaggcagaactcgatcacaggaccctggaatcatgatctgagccaaaggcagatgcttaaccaactgagccatccaggcgtcccagcacTGTTGATGTTTCACCCATATTCCCTCATTGTTCTCTGCCTGTCAGCAGCATCCTTCCGCAAGCATGTTCCACGGTTCCTCTGAGGGCTTTCTGAGTGCAAGGCAGGCTGGAAATGCCACAGAGTTAGTGCCTCCAGAAGCAGCTCCAAGTCAGTGACAGATGAGAGTGGAAGGATCaataccccagctccctcaccccttGGGTAGAATAACTCTGAGGTGTATTCAGCTCTATCTCCCAGAATGCCCCCACAGGACTGAGCCCCACTTACCCACTTCAGGAACCTGCTCAAGGCCATCCTTTGTTGACTGGCCTCCCTTTCCTGTCTCACATGCTCACGGTCCCACTGGTGTTTCTTAGGATCACCacccaaataaactacttgcacTCAAATCCTTATTTCCAAATCTGCGTCTGGGCAGGGGACTCTTCTGAGAACAGTTGGTCCTAGAAGAGTTGTAGAAAGCAACATTCTCATGTTGGGATTCTGGAATTTGATCTTTCACTAACCAGACTCCTTTGCTGGTGTTAAGCAGGGTGTGATAACCCCTGGAATGTTGTGGCAACACTATTACTAAGATTCTCATTGCTGGTGCATCAGGATGGGGTACAAGTCATAGAAGTGCACTGGCATAGCCAATTGCTTCAGCATTTGAGACAGAAGAGCAATGATGATAATGGTTGTGTCATCTGTTGGCTACCACTAATATCAGAGAATCTCTGAAGGAAGAAAATGTTAACCTCAGGTCAGCCAACCATTAACTCAAACCCAAGATCTGAATGTAGGAGGTCAGATAACAAAGAAAGCTGATAAGCTGGAACCCTAGCAAGTCTCCCTGTCAAAGCCCTAGAATGAAAGTCAGGggaccggggatccctggatggctcagcggtttagcacctgccttcggcccagggcttgatcctggaggcccaggatcaaatcccacatcaggatccctgcatggagcctgcttctccctctgcctgtgtctctgcctctctctgtgtctctgtctctcatgaataaataaataaataaatccttaaaaaaataaaaataaactgctaacaaagaaagaaagaaaaagaaagaaagaaagaaagaaagaaagaaagaaagaaagaaagaaagaaagaaagaaagaaagaaagacaggggGCCATGACACGTTGCATGGGTCATTTGAGATGCCCTGAAGAATTTTGAACTCCTAGGTTTCCAGGAACCTTCTGGGCTGGAAGAAGTGCCTCCACCTTGCCAGAGGGGAGCAGCCTCCCCTTCCTTGGTGATCATGCCAAGGCCTCCTTGAGGCAGATGCCTTGCAAACTGATGCTTCTCAAgatctgcccctgcctcccttcaGGGCTTCCACACCAGAAGCTAGGGTCAGGTCTTAGGATGTGCGGAAGCACTGTCCCAAACATGTGGGAAAAGGTATTATTCACCCAAAATACTGCAAGATCTGAGTAAGCTGGATAATGTGTCACAGCAAGAACCAGGAGAGTACACACAGTAGGGGATTTTTGAGGCTGGCAGACCAAGGAGGCTGGCTGGAGAATGGCAGAGTGACTGGATAGGGAGAGTTTGTGGATACGGGAGAGGAGGACAGTCTCCCATTAACTTAGAGTTTCAGGTCCTGGCAAGGACACCCAGAGCCGGTCCTAATGCCTTGCTGGAAATGACTCCCTGAAGCTTGGACAAAGCAGTGGCCTATAGCAAGTGAAGTGAACCCCTCAAATTGCCCCAGCAGAGTATTGAGGAAAGAGTCAAAAGGTGGGTAGGCATGTTAGAATGAATTGTCATTTAAGACAAGAGCGTCCACCACATGATTACAGTCCCTGCAAGGGCCCAAAGAATAGTCCTTTCCCAGAGGACATAAAGAATGTGTTAGTGAGGACACAAAAGCTGTTGAGAAGCTCAGCAGTGGCTATCCGCTGCAGGCCAGGGTTGATGTAGGAGATGCTACTATGGACCTGGGCTACTTAGTGTCGGTGGGGATGACAGGATTGCAAGACAGAGGGGACCAGGTGGCAGCACTTAACCATTAGAAGTAAAGTGGACATAGTCAGTAGCAGGCCTTAACCCACAGGATTTGCAGCGGCAGCTGACAGACCATGGTGTTTCTAAACTTGAGATATATGGGTGGCCAAGAAGGGCACGGTCTGCCCTATACAAGGAGCATGGATCAAGAGCAGATGAGCCTAAGGCTGATGTCAACtgccaaaatgaaaaatcaagatcCATTGCCTGGTTTACAAATCTGCAACAATTCTCAGAAGTTGCCATTTACCCGTGTACACTGGAGAAGGAGGCACACCCAGATATTTCAAAAGCTGTTGTATACAGGGTCTGAGCTGCTACCACACCAGAGAACCCCAAATGTCATCACATCTCCACCTACGTTAAAGAAAGAGCTCATCGGGGTGCCACGCCAGGCTGaatcagtcaatagagcatgagactcttgatctcagagtcctgagtttgagccccatgttgggtatagagattacttaagtaaaaaaaaaaaaaaaaatttctagggcacctgggtggctcaggcagttaagcatctgccttcggctcaggtcatgattccagagtcctgggatcaaaccccagaccaggctctgctcagtggggaatcgctctctgctcctctcccccaaataaataaaatctttaatatttttttctggggcGCCTGAGaagctcagtttgttaagcatccacctttggctcaggtcatgatcccggggtcctaggatcgagctccacatcaggctccttgcctagcagagaatctgcttctctttctgctgctccctctgcttgtgcccttgctcacttgctcacttgttctctctctctcaaataaataaataaaatctttaaaagagagagagcatggaggccAAGTGACAAGTGGCATCTGTCTCACAGTAGAGCCAATGGATCCTTGGACACAAGTTGGTCAttctctggtccccaactgcatGAGAGGGACAGATAAACTTAAAAGCTGTCAGAACCCTCACGTTAATTCCCTGTCATGAGGAGCAAGTGCCATCATGGGGGGAAAAGCTAAGTGAAGCCGCCCTCCGGCTCACAATACATTTTAGGTGGAATGGCAGAGATTAATACCATCCTTAAAGAGTGCATAAGTGATAGACTCCATCATATGGCAATTTTGtgaagattttatctacttatttaatttttagactgtatttatttgacagagagagagagagagcacaaggagggggagtagcagagggagagggggaggcaggctccccactgagcagggaaatcccgggaccctgggatcatgacctgagcggaagacagatgctttttttttttttaagatttatttatttatttattcatgagagacacagagagagaggcagagacacaggcagagggagaagcaggttccatgcagggagcccgatgtgggacccaatcctgggacttcaggatcacatcctgggccaaaggcaggcgctaaactgctgagccacccagggatccccaagacagatgcttaactgattgagccacctaggcacccctgggatggatatttttaaatggctataccttatatatgtatgtatgtatgatgtaggctccatacccagcatggagcccatcgtggggcttgaactcaggaccctgagattgagacctgagctggtATCAAGAGTcacagcttaactgactgagctacccaggtgcccctatttttttgttatattttatttatgtattaaagagagagtgagagagagcaagagagcacaagcaaggagaacaGTAGACgaggagggtgaagcagactccccactgagcagggtgcctgatgtggggcttgatccctcaACTccagaatcatggcctgagcccaaggcagatgcccaaccaactaagccacctaggtgcccctttttttattttttaaagtaatctctacacccaacatgagactcaaactcatgaccccaagaacaAGAGACATGCTTCTTCCATGGAGCCAGTAAGGCACCCCTAAATGGCTACACTTTACATAGTTATTTGAATGCTTACATCATATCTTTGGTTTTGCCTCTTGTCCTGCAAATCCTAAACTATTTTCTATCTTTTAGAGAAAGTTTGCCAGTCCTAGGGGTCTGCACtacagttcttttatttttttaagattttatttatttattcaggagagacacagggagagaggcagagacacaggcagagggagaagcaggctcagggagcctgatgcaggactcaatcccaggacccccggatcacgccctgagccgaaggtagatgctcaatgactgagctacccaggcgtccctgcactGCGGTTCTTATTGGGACTTGTCAGAGACTTCACATGGTGTCCTTGTCCACCATGGATACTTCTGGCATTGTGGGGTCCACCAAGTCATAAGTTCCAATCAGTAGGGCTGCCTGGACTGGCCCAAGAATTCTTCCTTGATTTGGGCTCTACTGGCAGCCTCCTAATTCGCTTGATAAATGGATCAGGGCAGTATTTCCAAGGACAGTAGTGTTGGTTCCAAAACCCAAAGAGTCCTAGCAAGCCCTGTGCCTCTTTTTTTTAGTAGTAGAGGTAAGGTTTGCCCTAGACTACTGAATCCCTAAAAACTTTACCAGGATTCCTGAATTTTTGCACTGTTTGTGCTCCAACTTCTGACACACATGTGTCTTAGCAGCAGGGCAGCCAGAGTACTTGCCTCTTCCTTCTTACTAGGTCTGATTATTATGATGACATCGATGAATTGGACCATAGTGATACTCTGCAGAATGTCTAGATAATTATATTGCATCGGATGATATTGTGACAGAAAGCCAGGGAGCTGACACAGACTTGGGCAAGACTATGAGTGGGCACTGCAGTCTGTTCCAGGTAAATAGATAGGAAATCAAGTTTTCATCAAATCAACAGCAGCAGATAGGTATCAGAGGTTGTGTTGACCTCTCCTTGGAAAGCTGCCCACACTGGCACAGCTGTTGCAATCAGGTTGTCACCGGTTAAGGTGCAAGAGTTACCATGATGGCAATAGGCCATGGGGGTCTTGCCTGTGAATGGCCatatgatgggacacctgggtggctcagtaggttaagcgtccaactcttattttggctcatgtcatgatcttggggattgagctccatgttgggttccatgcttgctcacatgcactctctctaaaataaataaaccggggctcctgagtggttcagttggtgaagcatctccCTTTCTTTAGCATCCTCCCATTCTCAATTCCCCACTTTCGCCCAGAAGTGCTTCCTGGATCATCTTCCAAACTACTTGTTTTCAAATGCTGTTCCAGATCTGATTTCAGGTCTGAGGGATCTCTACCTAAGACAGTGGGTGACTCTTGTCGGTCTGTGTCTTATCCCTTGCAGCCAGGGTACTGGGCCAGAATCCCTGCagcagaaaaacaaggaaaggagcCTAACTGTAGGTTCCAGAGGCCTGAGGGCTTGGGTTTACATCCCAGTTCCATGGCTAGCTGTTAGACCCTTGGGAGGGTCATTTAACTTGCCTGGGCCTGTTTCATCCTCCAGCAACCATTTATCAGCTCATCCACCACTCCACAGGGGTTGTTGATGTGACTAagtaatgtttttaataaaagcgtatggcaggaatgcctgggtggctcagtggttgattgtctgcctttgactgaagtcgtgatcccggagtcctgggatcaactcccatgttaggctccctgcagggagtctgcttctccctctacctatgtctctgcctctctctccgtgtctctcatgaataaataaataaaatctaaaaaaaaaaaaaaaaagccctggcgCATGATTCAGTATTAGAGCCCATTCTCTCTCTACAACTTTGCCGCAGCAAAGCTGCAggcatgagcacacacacatgcacacacacgcacagacatGTGCACACTCCTAGAAAGATGCCAGAGGCCCGGCCAGGTAGCACACGGGTCCTTTATTTCCTGTACCGGCAGGTGTACGGCCTGACAAACAACAGAAGAGCgagcagcagagcagggagcagggccagACCCACCGGGGTCCTGAGCCCCAGCCTAAGTTGGTCAGGACTGATGGTGCACTAGCAACAGACAGGAGGGTCCTGTTTGGGAGGATGGGAAGGAGGTTTCTGGGGCAGGTGGGACTTGGCCAGGCAGCTGAAGGAGGGGCCTCGGTCTGTCTGTGGGGCCTCTGTAGGCTGCTGAGGAACAGCAAAGCCTGGAAGAGAAGGTAAACGTATGTGAACTGGAGGCTGATGGTGGGCAGGGGCTGAGGCCTTGTCAGCTGTATCAAAAAGATAACCAGGATGGATCGTTGTGCAGGCCAGCCAACGAGGTCACCGTTCAGTTTACAAACTGCACAACCTTCCATGGTGACCCTGTTGAGGCTGCCCAGCAGTGACAAGGCCATCAGAGTGGGGGCTGGCCACATAATGACAGTGAGGCTAACAACAGGCTATAAATTCTACAGCTGACTGAGCAGGCCAGGCAGGCAGCAGACAGTCAGAGGGGAGAGACAGGCCAGGAAATCCTTATGGTGTAGTAGTGACAGAAACAGGCTCAGATCCACTCCAGCtgtgtgagctgtgtgaccttgaagtGTTACTCTAGCTCTGCAAACCTCAGGCTTCTCACCTAACAAAGGGGGATGGTAACTCCTACCTATGGGGGGTGTGAGTATGAAAGGAAACAATGCCAGTCACTAAATCACCTTTGGTATCTCTGTGAGCTCCTGGAAGGTAGGACTCACACTCGCAGAGCATGTAGCTGGCACTAAGCAGGTGCAGCTCCCCAAACCTTGGGGTTTCTAGCTGGGGAGAGGAGACCCGGACCCACCCCTTACCACCCTGAAGGAGACTCTAGCCCATCTTCAGACTTACCCAGGGAACTAGTCCAACTGCAACCCTTGCTGGCAGAGGCCTTTATCCCAATGGCCTGGGGGGCCCCAGGAcacccttccttcttcccaggcCCTGGAAGGGGGGTTGGCCCTGTCCTCCTCCAGACACTGGAAGTCCTGGGTAAGCATCCTAGCTCCTGCTCTGAGATCCCTCCCCCTACATAGTTTTTACCCACTGCTGCCACCACTGCTGTATGGCTGGGGAGCtttggggatgggggaggtggagtgggaggccagggaaggggACAGGAGAGACAAGAAGCTGAGGTGCAATGGGGAGCTGTAGTCCTGATCTGatccccagcctcagcccccagAAGAAAAGGGGGTAGAGCTCTGAAATCCTAGGCAAATTCCACATAAATGAGTACTAGAGCTACAGCTCCTACAGAAAGAACCCAGAGGTGCCTATGCAACTGATATGCAAAGTGCATGCAAATCAGCCCAGTGGGCGGGGCCAGGCTGGGGTAAGTGAGCACCCCAGAGCTCACCTATCCTCAACTTTCATAGGCTTGATGATCTGCAGCTTGTCCTGGCGGAAGGGAGGCCCCTGTGGGAGCACCCACCTTCCTGGAGCATTCTCCGCCTCAGCTGCCGCCTGTACCCCGAGTCCTGCCAGTTAGCCAGCTGCTGGAGGACATGCTTCATGCTTAGGTGAGAGGAGCCCAAGCCTGTGGCCTCCAGGGTTGAAGTCACTGTGTTCGTCTGCTTCGTCTGCTTCGTTGTCTCATCCAGCTGTGGTTCCACTTCCTCCCAGGCCTCAGTCTCCTCGGACACAAGCTCCGCCTCTTCTGTCGACCTCTCATCAGCTGGCACCACCTCTTCTGCAGCCCCTGGCTCTTCCTCAGGTACTGACTCCTCCGAAGGCACAAAATCTTCTGCCACAAAATCCTCTGCTCTCATTAACCCCTTCTCAGCCTCGAACCCCTGTCCCTGCTCTCGTGCCTCACCGCAGCGCAGCTTGTACCTGGGCAGGGAGACAGGAAAGTTTCTGTGCCCCTAAAGCCAACCCCAGCCAGAGCCCTCAGCCCCCCTCTTCCGCTCCCCCAGGACATTCCCAGGCACCAGGACTGAGGagctctcctgctctctgcccATCTACACACACACCCGACGGCTAACTTCCCACTTCTGTCCCAGCCAAGGGGAAAGGGGAGCTGGGTACCACCCTCGGGACTTCAAACACTCAGCCCAGGAACCaggtgagaaggagagagaacagtcACCAACACTGCACAAGCCCTGCCTTCCCCTAGTACCCCCACCCTGTGCACAGCACAGAGCAGCAAGGATAGTATATTCCCTCCACTCCTCTCCAGGATTTAACCATCACAGGCCATCCCACAGCTAGTTGCCATAGGAACAAATCCATTTTAGTAAGGCTCAGACAGGTCAAGGGATTTGCCCAAAGGACACACAGCCAATAAAGGGATGAAgctgggactcagtcccagatgGTTCCAGCTCCTAGGCCAGTGCTCATTCACCTCTCAGTCCCTGGTGAGGTGAAGGGAAGGCTTCAGTCCCTATTTGGAACAGCCTAAGTCAGATGGCCATATATGGGGCAAGATCGGAAGGGAAAGGGTGCAGCCCCTTCTCAGAACATCTGGGCGCAGCCAGCCCAGAGAGTAGAGCTTTCTCCAGGGTGGCAGGCCCACAGGTGGTTGTGTGGCTGCTGAAAAGTGAGAGCAGGTGACAGGGGAGCCCCTGGCCAGCTTACCCCAGGTGTGGCATCTCGTCTGCAGTAGTTCCATGATTCCTTCAATAGAGAAAAGGGCCTTCACTGTCCCAAGGCAATATTAGCTGAAACCACAAAGTCCCTGGGGCCCCAACATGGGAAAAGATCCCAGGGAAAAATGACAGACCCACACCCACGGACAGAGacaagggtggggagggggaggaactGGGGCAGGTAACAGGGAGCATCATGAGTGAGGAAGGTAGGAAGCaaaccccctccccactctgggaAAGTGAGTGCACATCAGGCAagggcccaggggtgggggggtggggcgcgGTTCCAGCAGCACACCTTTCCATAAAAAACACAGGGTCTGAGATAATCCTCCTTATAGACATTCTGAGCTCCTCGGCCAGGGTCTCCTGGAAACCAGGAAGGGCATCCTACAGTGGAAAGGCAGGCATTACCAGGGGACCCCCCCCCAAAACTCCAGCCCCTACTGCCAGGGACAGAAAGGGACTGGGAATAGAAATCAGCCAGTGGGGCCAAGGCACAAGCACACAGAGGGCTGAGGCAGGCAGCCGGGGATCCTCACCAGAGGTGCAGTGTATGTGTAGTGGGTGACAGGGCCAGTGGACACAGAGGCCTGCTGGCGGAGGGTCTTCACCTCCTCCTGGGCCTCGGTCAGCATGCCCCCACGCTCCGTGTACTTCTCCTGCAGGCCCTGCAGCTGGGAAGCCACCTGCAGGTTCTGCGGggacccaggcacccccagacaaGCACACTGGGCCCATCTTCTCCCCACCGTGCAGGGAAGTGTGGGCTAAGAGGCAAGCAGTGCCCCCAGGCAGGTCCCCGGACTCTCCTCCACTCAGACCCCATCTGAGCTGCTACCCGCCAGGCCCCATGCCAGATACCGAGGGCATGTAAAGGAACAGACCCAGAGCCTGTTCAAGGAGTTCGTCATCTTCCAGGGAGAGTCAGCCTCAGCCAGCTGACCAAGGGCCCCCAGttccctgctctgggccaggGGCTCGCAAAGGCTGGGGCAGGAGCCAGGGGGAGCTTCACCTCATCCTGGAGCCGCATCTGGATTTCTTTCTCCAAAACCAGCTGCTGCTGCAACTTCTCCGTCTCGACCCCATACTGGAAGGACCAAGACGGGTCAGCCAGACCTGGGACTGGCCAGCCCCACCCAAGTCCCTACCACCTCCGCCAAGTCTTCCCAGGCAAGTTGATGAGCCTTTGGCAACCCTTGAAGTATGAAGTCACAGGGAATGAGGCCACGTAAGGCAAGAGAGTCATGTGGCCTGGTTTCTGGAACACCCCgtgaccctctctgggccttggtccCCTCCCTGCGACAACAAAGGGGCAGAATGAGATGCTCACTGAGATCTCCTCTGACTCTGACTCTGCCACAGCGAGGGGCCTATGAGCCTGGTTGAGCTGAGAGCTCCATGAGGCCAGGGCAGGAAGAAGGGGGCTGGGGTTTTGTGGGGACCAGGACAGAAGGAGGGAGCCATGCACACACCCAGACGCACCGACTGGCAGCGTCGCTGCAGCTTCAGGACCTGGGTCCGCAGCTGGGTGACCTCCCTCCGCTGCTGGTCATGGCTCTCCATCCTGAGCGCCAGCACCTCTGACAGCTCGGCCATCTGCTGGCTGGCCTCggctggggaagggcagggacGGAAGGTCAGCGCTGGCTCCCATGGCCTTCAGCGACCAGTCTGGCCCTCCCGATGCCTCCATCTGCCCCACCCCTCGGCTCCTGCAGAGGACTCTGGGTTTCCAGGACTTTGCGTTCCTCCCTGGGTCTTCAttccaataaatgtttgttgaccaACATGGGGAAGGCCCTCGGTGAGCCCTGGGTGAGCAGTCCACAAGACCTGGTCCCAGTGCACACTGAGCTCAAGTCTAGTGGGGACACCGATGGGCAAGGAAATTCCACCAGCACCTACTCTGGGTAGGACAGAGCAAGTGTAAAGGGTGCGCTGGGAGTCAGAGCTGCGGCTCCCATCCTGCCTTACACCGGCTTCGAAGCGAAGACCTGCAGGGTAAGCAGGCCAGCGAGGCAAAGAAGGGAGAACCAGGTCCAGGCAGCACGTGGAGCAGCCCAGAGCCAATCACcgggccctgggagggagggctcaggggctgggcagggggctgaGGTTACCCTTTGGCCAATGGGAAGTTCAGGGTTTTAGGCCCAGGATGACATGGTCAGATTTGGTTTTAGAAAACTTATTTGGGGGGTGGAGCGtggttgcctaggtggctcagtggttgagtgtctgcctttggctcagggcatgatccggggtcctgggatc
This genomic window contains:
- the GAST gene encoding gastrin — encoded protein: MQRLCVYVLILALALATFSEASWKPRSRLQDAPSGPGANRGLEPHGLDQLGPASHHRRQLGLQGPPQLVADLSKKQGPWMEEEEAAYGWMDFGRRSAEEGDQRP
- the HAP1 gene encoding huntingtin-associated protein 1 isoform X1, whose protein sequence is MRPRGSGQGAAGRRVRPGAPARVPLAPRPAASPAPEPSARPERGPAHAPAGAQAAGSRSACVSGPQARARPTSKAGSAAGAPRTSTFSVLQGNAQAVPRSLDAPWTRFIFQGPLGPRAAGLGTGKAAGIWKTPAARMGRRPGVSGPDRAAFIRELEEALCPDRPLPVKITQEDVKVMLNLLEERERDLNTAARIGQSLVKQNSVLMAENSKLEAMLGSAREEILHLRHQVSLRDDLLRLYSDSEEEEEEEEEGEEEEEEEEEEETEEEEEEEEEEEQHDHPYGASELTSLGEPESLHFCPQLEALQEQLRLLEVENEQLREEASQLDALEEEEQMLILDCVEQFSEASQQMAELSEVLALRMESHDQQRREVTQLRTQVLKLQRRCQSYGVETEKLQQQLVLEKEIQMRLQDENLQVASQLQGLQEKYTERGGMLTEAQEEVKTLRQQASVSTGPVTHYTYTAPLDALPGFQETLAEELRMSIRRIISDPVFFMERNHGTTADEMPHLGYKLRCGEAREQGQGFEAEKGLMRAEDFVAEDFVPSEESVPEEEPGAAEEVVPADERSTEEAELVSEETEAWEEVEPQLDETTKQTKQTNTVTSTLEATGLGSSHLSMKHVLQQLANWQDSGYRRQLRRRMLQEGFAVPQQPTEAPQTDRGPSFSCLAKSHLPQKPPSHPPKQDPPVCC